The Nerophis ophidion isolate RoL-2023_Sa linkage group LG24, RoL_Noph_v1.0, whole genome shotgun sequence genome includes a region encoding these proteins:
- the eif2s1b gene encoding eukaryotic translation initiation factor 2 subunit 1b, whose translation MPGISCRFYQHRFPEVDDVVMVNVRSIAEMGAYVSLLEYNNIEGMILLSELSRRRIRSINKLIRIGRNECVVVIRVDKEKGYIDLSKRRVSPEEAIKCEDKFTKSKTVYSILRHVAEVLEYSKDEQLESLYQRTAWVFDEKYKRPGYGAYDVFKQAVSDPAILGDLDLTEEERAVLIDNINRRLTPQAVKIRADIEVACYGYEGIDAVKEALRAGLSCSTEAMPIKINLIAPPRYVMTTTTLERTEGLSVLNQAMAAIKEKIEEKRGVFNIQMEPKVVTDTDETELARQLERLERENAEVDGDDDAEEMEAKTED comes from the exons ATGCCGGGCATCAGCTGTCGATTTTACCAGCACCGCTTCCCCGAGGTGGATGATGTCGTCATGGTGAACGTGCGGTCCATCGCCGAGATGGGCGCTTACGTCAGCTTGTTGGAATACAACAACATCGAGGGCATGATCCTCCTCAGCGAGCTGTCTCGTCGACGTATTCGCTCCATCAACAAGCTGATCCGCATAGGACGCAACGAGTGCGTGGTGGTCATCCGAGTAGACAAAGAGAAGG GATACATCGACCTGTCGAAAAGAAGAGTTTCACCAGAAGAGGCCATCAAGTGTGAGGATAAATTCACAAAATCTAAAACt GTGTACAGCATCCTGCGACATGTGGCAGAAGTTCTGGAGTACAGCAAAGACGAGCAGCTGGAGAGTTTGTACCAGCGCACCGCTTGGGTCTTTGACGAGAAGTACAAGCGACCAGGATACGGAGCTTACGACGTCTTCAAGCAGGCTGTGTC GGATCCTGCAATCCTTGGCGATCTGGACCTGACGGAAGAAGAAAGAGCCGTGCTCATCGACAACATCAACAGGCGACTCACCCCACAGGCCGTCAAGATCCGAGCAG ACATTGAAGTGGCGTGTTACGGCTATGAAGGCATCGACGCCGTGAAGGAGGCGCTGAGGGCTGGACTAAGCTGCTCTACAGAGGCCATGCCCATCAAG ATTAACCTCATTGCCCCTCCACGCTACGTGATGACGACCACTACTCTGGAGCGCACAGAAGGTCTGTCAGTTCTCAACCAGGCCATGGCTGCCATCAAGGAGAAGATTGAGGAGAAAAGGGGTGTCTTTAACATCCAAATGGAG CCCAAGGTGGTGACAGACACAGATGAGACGG